GGGGAGTACTGATTCATCGGGACACGCTCCTCAAAACTGGGTGATGAGCGCTACCTTACGGCGCAAGGGCGAGGCAGGTATTGGATGATCGTGCAGCTTTGGCGTTGCGCGGCGTAACACCTCAACGCAGCATCTTTAGCCAGCGTGCCGGTGAAATACCAAAAGCCTGGGTATGCAGTCGAGTCATATGGCTCTGGTCGAAAAAACCGCAAGCCACGGCTGCTTCGCTCAACGGCACGCCATGCAATACCAATCGCCGAGCTTCGTTCAATCGACGCTGGGTGATGTAGCGGTAGGGGCTGGTGCCGTACAAAGCGCGGAAATCCCGAGACAGGCTCCACCGGTCCCGGCCACTGGCTTGAACCAGGTCATCCAGGGTAATCGGCTGGTCAAGGGCGTCGTGGATGAGTAGGCGTGCACGCTCTGCCGCCGGATAGTCGATCAGTCGGCGTCCACGCTGGCCACCCGCCGCGACAGAGAGCGCCTGGGCGACGTCGTAGATGGCGTCTTCTTCCTCCAGCGGATCGAGGCCATGTTCCAGGCTGCCGAGCAGCCTGCGGGTCGCGATGTTGAGGCGAAGATCGTTGGACAGCCCGCCTTCAATGAAGGGCAACGGCT
The Pseudomonas marvdashtae genome window above contains:
- a CDS encoding AraC family transcriptional regulator; the protein is MTQSSSRRDWLMRAPESRRLERIEAYFSGHGYTTHRHDTYAIGFTLSGVQSFNYRHSKRHSQPGGTIVLHPDEVHDGEAGTSDGFRYRMSYIEPSLIQQVLGGKPLPFIEGGLSNDLRLNIATRRLLGSLEHGLDPLEEEDAIYDVAQALSVAAGGQRGRRLIDYPAAERARLLIHDALDQPITLDDLVQASGRDRWSLSRDFRALYGTSPYRYITQRRLNEARRLVLHGVPLSEAAVACGFFDQSHMTRLHTQAFGISPARWLKMLR